The following are encoded together in the Roseovarius sp. EL26 genome:
- the hemJ gene encoding protoporphyrinogen oxidase HemJ, giving the protein MIDFLSIAYPWVKALHIMSVIAWMAGIFYLPRLFVYHVEKSIYGDQQDQIFQEMEHKLLRVIMNPAMIATWVFGLVLVFTPGVIDWSAVWPYTKMAAVLTMTWFHHWLAKRRKEFASGKNILSGRQYRMMNELPTALMVIIVLSVVVRF; this is encoded by the coding sequence ATGATCGATTTTCTAAGCATTGCGTATCCTTGGGTTAAAGCCCTTCACATCATGTCCGTTATCGCCTGGATGGCAGGTATTTTTTATTTACCACGATTATTTGTATATCACGTCGAAAAATCTATTTACGGTGATCAACAAGATCAGATTTTTCAAGAAATGGAACACAAGCTTCTGCGCGTGATCATGAACCCGGCGATGATTGCGACTTGGGTCTTTGGATTGGTTTTGGTTTTTACACCAGGTGTTATTGATTGGTCTGCTGTCTGGCCTTACACGAAAATGGCAGCCGTTTTAACGATGACATGGTTTCACCATTGGTTGGCAAAACGACGTAAAGAATTTGCATCGGGCAAAAATATTTTATCCGGCCGCCAGTACCGCATGATGAATGAGCTTCCTACAGCGCTGATGGTGATCATTGTGCTATCTGTGGTGGTGCGCTTTTAG
- a CDS encoding DM13 domain-containing protein, translated as MTNRRTFLKFTASAATAAIATGFAPAFAGGHGRIGEFSGRNNHITTGKAEVAKNEVVLFKDFSLDGAPDPRVGLGKDGKFDPNTDLGELKNLKGKQSYAVPAGIDVSKYNEVYIWCRKFSVPLGVAKLGDEH; from the coding sequence ATGACCAATCGTAGAACATTTTTAAAATTTACGGCGTCTGCTGCCACAGCGGCAATTGCAACGGGGTTTGCGCCAGCATTTGCGGGTGGACATGGCCGTATTGGCGAATTCTCTGGGCGTAATAACCATATCACAACCGGCAAGGCCGAAGTTGCAAAAAACGAAGTTGTATTGTTCAAAGACTTCAGCCTGGATGGTGCCCCTGATCCACGTGTTGGTCTGGGTAAGGACGGTAAATTTGACCCAAATACAGATTTGGGCGAATTGAAAAACCTGAAGGGCAAGCAAAGTTATGCCGTACCTGCAGGCATCGACGTCTCAAAATATAACGAGGTTTACATCTGGTGCCGCAAGTTCAGCGTACCACTGGGTGTTGCCAAATTGGGTGACGAACACTGA
- the hslU gene encoding ATP-dependent protease ATPase subunit HslU produces MTDLTPREIVSELDRFIIGQKDAKRATAVALRNRWRRKQLDDDIREEVYPKNILMIGPTGVGKTEISRRLAKLARAPFIKVEATKFTEVGYVGRDVEQIIRDLVDSAIIQTRELMREEVKANAHAAAEERVISAIAGEDARKGTRDMFRKKLKSGELDNTEIELELADHSNPMGMMDIPGQPSGQMGMMNLGDIFGKAFGGRTVKRKMTVAESYEVLVSEEADKLLDDEIVNRSAMEAVEQSGIVFLDEIDKVCARKEARGGDVSREGVQRDLLPLIEGTTVSTKHGPVKTDHILFIASGAFHIAKPSDLLPELQGRLPIRVELRALTEEDFVRILTETDNALTRQYSALMGTEEVEVEFTDDGIAALARIAAEVNQSVENIGARRLYTVMERVFEELSFTAPERSGDKITVDAEFVETNLGELMGSADLSRYVL; encoded by the coding sequence TTGACCGATCTGACACCACGCGAAATCGTATCTGAGCTGGACCGTTTCATCATCGGGCAAAAAGATGCCAAACGCGCCACTGCCGTCGCACTACGCAATCGCTGGCGCCGCAAACAGCTGGATGATGATATTCGCGAAGAAGTCTATCCTAAGAACATCCTGATGATTGGCCCTACCGGTGTCGGCAAAACCGAAATCAGCCGCCGCTTGGCAAAGCTAGCACGTGCTCCTTTCATCAAGGTTGAAGCCACCAAGTTTACAGAGGTCGGGTATGTCGGCCGCGATGTCGAACAGATCATTCGCGATCTAGTTGACAGTGCCATCATCCAAACCCGCGAGCTGATGCGTGAAGAGGTTAAAGCCAACGCTCATGCCGCCGCCGAAGAGCGGGTGATTTCCGCCATCGCCGGCGAAGATGCGCGCAAAGGCACCCGTGATATGTTCCGCAAAAAGCTGAAATCAGGTGAGCTGGATAACACTGAGATTGAGCTGGAGCTGGCAGACCATTCTAATCCCATGGGCATGATGGACATTCCCGGCCAACCCAGTGGACAGATGGGCATGATGAATTTGGGCGACATTTTTGGCAAAGCCTTTGGCGGGCGCACTGTCAAACGCAAGATGACAGTCGCGGAAAGCTACGAAGTTCTGGTCAGCGAAGAGGCCGACAAGCTGCTGGATGATGAAATAGTTAATCGCAGCGCCATGGAGGCCGTCGAACAGAGTGGTATCGTGTTTCTGGATGAGATCGACAAAGTCTGTGCCCGCAAAGAGGCTCGCGGTGGCGATGTCAGCCGCGAGGGTGTGCAGCGCGACCTGCTGCCACTGATTGAGGGTACAACCGTTTCCACCAAACATGGTCCGGTGAAAACCGATCATATCCTGTTCATCGCCTCTGGTGCGTTTCACATCGCCAAACCATCCGATCTTTTGCCCGAACTTCAGGGCCGCTTGCCGATCAGGGTGGAGTTACGCGCGCTGACCGAAGAGGATTTCGTGCGTATCCTGACCGAAACCGACAATGCGCTAACACGTCAGTATTCGGCACTGATGGGCACCGAAGAGGTTGAGGTTGAGTTTACGGATGACGGCATTGCCGCACTCGCACGCATCGCGGCCGAGGTGAACCAATCCGTTGAAAACATTGGTGCGCGGCGGCTTTATACCGTTATGGAGCGGGTGTTCGAAGAACTATCATTTACCGCACCAGAACGGTCGGGCGACAAGATCACCGTCGATGCCGAGTTTGTGGAAACCAACCTGGGCGAACTGATGGGTTCTGCTGATCTGAGCCGCTACGTGCTGTAA
- a CDS encoding Smr/MutS family protein, with amino-acid sequence MKKRRLSAEDLALWHRVSRTTERFHPERKEDPFTPEIFENPKPKRFQPKPFSVGATPSKPTQAHDILPGIREQLAKAPLGMDAKAFGRLKKGKLKPEGKIDLHGKTLAQAQPVLTSFILRAQADGKRLVLVVTGKGKERDDGGPIPVRFGVLRHAVPQWLSIPPLNQLVLQVSEAHLRHGGGGAYYVYLRRSR; translated from the coding sequence ATGAAAAAACGCCGTTTATCTGCCGAAGACCTGGCGCTGTGGCACCGGGTGAGTAGGACCACTGAAAGGTTTCACCCTGAGCGAAAAGAAGATCCTTTTACGCCTGAGATATTTGAAAACCCTAAACCCAAGAGGTTTCAACCCAAACCGTTTTCCGTTGGTGCAACGCCATCAAAACCAACACAAGCCCATGACATATTGCCGGGTATTCGGGAACAGTTGGCCAAAGCCCCGTTGGGTATGGACGCCAAGGCTTTCGGGCGATTGAAAAAGGGCAAACTCAAACCAGAGGGAAAAATTGATCTACATGGGAAAACCTTGGCACAGGCCCAACCGGTTTTGACTTCTTTTATTCTGCGGGCGCAGGCCGATGGGAAACGGCTGGTTCTTGTGGTGACGGGCAAGGGCAAGGAACGTGATGATGGCGGGCCGATCCCGGTTAGATTTGGTGTGTTACGTCATGCGGTGCCGCAGTGGTTGTCTATTCCACCGCTTAATCAGTTGGTCTTACAAGTAAGCGAGGCACATTTGCGGCATGGTGGAGGTGGCGCCTATTATGTTTACTTACGACGGAGCCGGTAA
- the secB gene encoding protein-export chaperone SecB, producing MAEQENGAADAATQAQAQVKLNVLTQFVRDLSFENILAQRGIGGDVQPDVQVAVNLDAKKRSAENQYEVTTKITVNSKNKSSEEPLFLLEMEYVGVFHIEGVPEDQLHPFLLIECPRMTFPFLRRIVSDVTRDGGFPPLNLETIDFMKLYRNEIARRQAETPKKADA from the coding sequence ATGGCTGAACAAGAAAACGGTGCAGCAGACGCTGCAACCCAAGCCCAAGCTCAAGTTAAACTTAATGTACTGACTCAATTCGTCCGCGACCTGTCATTTGAAAACATTCTGGCACAACGCGGTATTGGCGGCGACGTACAGCCCGACGTTCAGGTTGCTGTCAACCTGGACGCCAAGAAGCGCTCAGCTGAAAACCAGTATGAAGTCACCACAAAAATCACTGTGAACTCCAAAAACAAATCCTCAGAAGAGCCCCTATTTTTGCTTGAGATGGAATATGTTGGCGTGTTCCACATCGAAGGTGTTCCAGAAGATCAGTTGCACCCATTCTTGTTGATTGAATGCCCACGCATGACATTCCCGTTTCTGCGCCGCATCGTCAGCGATGTAACCCGTGATGGCGGCTTCCCGCCACTTAATCTGGAAACCATTGATTTTATGAAACTTTACAGAAATGAAATCGCACGCCGTCAAGCCGAAACACCAAAAAAAGCTGACGCCTAA
- a CDS encoding shikimate dehydrogenase, producing MSDNKIPLAGVIGCPIAHSKSPQIHGHWLKTLGLKGYYVPLHVEPENLRDVLRNMPKLGYVGANITIPHKEQALEIADVVSDHAAKIGAANTLVFTADGKIHADNTDGYGFIQNLRQSAPKWDPRLGPALVLGAGGASRAIIVALLDTGVPEILLTNRTKARAETLCQEFGARLKVVDWEQADDAVSDVATLVNTTSLGMTGKSPLTLSLANLNKKTLVTDIVYAPLKTALLAEAEAIGCPTVDGLGMLLHQAVPGFERWFGVRPEVDEDTRKAALK from the coding sequence ATGAGCGACAATAAAATTCCGTTGGCCGGTGTTATCGGTTGCCCAATTGCGCATTCAAAATCGCCACAAATTCATGGCCATTGGTTAAAGACGCTTGGGCTTAAAGGGTATTATGTTCCGTTGCATGTGGAACCAGAGAATTTGCGAGATGTTCTTAGAAATATGCCTAAGCTGGGCTATGTTGGCGCGAATATCACAATTCCTCATAAAGAACAGGCCTTGGAAATTGCCGATGTTGTCTCGGATCATGCGGCAAAAATAGGCGCGGCGAATACGTTGGTATTTACTGCTGATGGTAAAATTCACGCCGACAACACAGACGGCTATGGCTTTATTCAAAACCTTCGCCAATCAGCACCAAAATGGGATCCACGGTTAGGACCGGCTCTTGTCTTGGGTGCGGGCGGTGCGTCGCGGGCGATCATTGTTGCATTGTTGGACACTGGGGTTCCTGAAATCCTGCTGACCAACAGAACGAAGGCTCGCGCTGAAACGCTGTGTCAGGAATTTGGTGCGCGACTTAAGGTGGTGGATTGGGAACAGGCGGATGATGCCGTATCCGACGTTGCCACGCTAGTGAATACCACATCATTAGGTATGACCGGTAAATCCCCACTGACGCTTTCACTTGCTAACCTAAACAAAAAGACACTGGTGACAGATATTGTCTATGCCCCTTTGAAAACCGCGCTGTTGGCCGAGGCCGAAGCTATCGGTTGCCCAACAGTTGATGGATTGGGCATGTTGCTACATCAAGCGGTTCCAGGTTTTGAACGTTGGTTTGGTGTGCGACCCGAAGTTGATGAAGACACTCGGAAAGCCGCATTAAAATGA
- the hslV gene encoding ATP-dependent protease subunit HslV has product MNNEFPGWHGTTIIGVKKGGEVVIAGDGQVSLGQTVIKGTARKVRRLQPGGYDVVAGFAGSTADAFTLLERLEAKLEATPGQLQRASVELAKDWRTDKYLQKLEAMLIVSDGRELYVITGAGDVLEPEHDVTAIGSGGNFALAAARGMMDSEKSAEEVARSAMAIAADICVYTNGKLTVETIKG; this is encoded by the coding sequence ATGAATAACGAATTCCCCGGTTGGCACGGCACAACAATTATCGGCGTCAAAAAAGGTGGCGAAGTTGTCATCGCAGGTGATGGCCAGGTCAGTCTTGGCCAAACCGTAATCAAGGGTACGGCCCGTAAGGTGCGTCGCCTGCAGCCCGGTGGATATGACGTAGTCGCGGGTTTTGCCGGGTCAACCGCCGATGCCTTTACCTTGCTGGAACGGCTAGAGGCCAAGTTGGAGGCAACACCCGGTCAACTGCAACGTGCCAGTGTTGAGCTGGCCAAGGATTGGCGCACGGATAAGTACCTGCAAAAGCTAGAGGCAATGCTAATCGTCAGCGACGGTCGCGAGCTCTATGTCATTACCGGCGCTGGCGACGTGTTAGAACCAGAGCATGACGTGACGGCCATTGGATCGGGGGGTAACTTTGCCCTCGCAGCCGCTCGCGGCATGATGGACAGTGAGAAATCAGCCGAGGAAGTCGCTCGCTCAGCCATGGCGATTGCCGCAGATATTTGCGTTTACACAAACGGAAAGCTGACTGTTGAAACGATAAAGGGCTGA
- a CDS encoding Tim44/TimA family putative adaptor protein, with amino-acid sequence MDSPIIQLLVLAGIAVFLILRLKNVLGTRDGFEGPPRSQLPAENQTRRDFEVISNDGPDRDIIDHVAEDSEAAGALAEMKRIEQDFGVADFLQGAKGAYEMILMSFERGNIEEIESFLSDDVRDAFSQVIKSREDQGLTIEAEFVGVRETTLADATFDSSSKTAEVSVRFIGELISVVRDSYGNAIEGKPGQSKRQKDLWTFQRVMGTDDPNWRLVATSE; translated from the coding sequence ATGGATTCTCCCATTATTCAGCTGCTGGTCTTGGCTGGTATTGCAGTGTTTTTGATTTTGCGCCTGAAAAATGTGCTGGGAACACGTGATGGTTTTGAAGGACCACCGCGCTCTCAGCTTCCGGCAGAAAATCAAACGCGCCGCGATTTCGAAGTGATCAGCAATGATGGCCCAGATCGTGATATAATAGATCACGTCGCTGAAGATTCTGAAGCTGCTGGCGCTTTGGCTGAAATGAAACGGATTGAGCAGGACTTTGGCGTGGCCGACTTCCTACAGGGTGCCAAAGGTGCCTATGAAATGATCCTGATGTCCTTTGAGCGTGGTAATATTGAAGAAATTGAATCGTTTCTATCCGACGATGTACGCGATGCATTTTCGCAGGTGATCAAATCACGCGAAGATCAGGGGCTAACAATCGAGGCGGAATTTGTCGGGGTGCGTGAAACAACGCTTGCGGATGCGACATTCGACAGCAGCAGCAAAACTGCCGAGGTCTCGGTTCGTTTTATTGGTGAACTGATCTCTGTTGTACGCGACAGCTATGGCAATGCAATTGAGGGCAAACCGGGTCAATCCAAGCGCCAGAAAGACCTGTGGACATTCCAGCGCGTTATGGGAACCGACGATCCGAACTGGCGGCTTGTTGCCACCAGCGAATGA
- the dnaQ gene encoding DNA polymerase III subunit epsilon: MREIVLDTETTGFDPFSGDRIVEIGAVELFNHMPTGVTFHEYINPERSMPKEAFDVHGLGDDFLRDKPVFSKIAQKFLDFAQDSKMVIHNAAFDMKFLNAELKWIDLPQLPWEQALDTLDIARRKFPGSPASLDALCRRFGIDNSSRTLHGALLDSEILAEVYLELIGGRQPDFALNVVAEASADVAQNGNSDWRPQSREKTLPSRLSDQEKEAHQTFVEQLGDGALWKTYN; this comes from the coding sequence ATGCGTGAAATCGTACTGGATACTGAAACAACCGGTTTTGATCCCTTTTCAGGTGACCGGATTGTTGAAATCGGTGCGGTTGAGCTGTTCAACCACATGCCTACAGGCGTGACGTTTCATGAATACATCAACCCGGAACGTTCGATGCCAAAAGAGGCCTTCGATGTCCACGGTTTGGGCGATGATTTTCTGCGCGACAAGCCGGTGTTTTCAAAGATCGCCCAGAAATTTTTGGATTTTGCCCAAGATTCAAAGATGGTCATTCATAATGCTGCATTTGATATGAAGTTTCTGAATGCGGAATTGAAGTGGATTGATCTGCCGCAGCTCCCTTGGGAGCAGGCGCTTGATACCCTTGATATTGCGCGCAGAAAATTTCCCGGCTCTCCAGCGTCTTTGGATGCGCTGTGTCGTCGTTTTGGCATCGACAATTCATCGCGGACACTTCACGGTGCTTTGCTCGACTCGGAAATTCTGGCTGAGGTGTATCTTGAGCTGATTGGTGGCCGTCAACCTGATTTTGCACTGAATGTCGTGGCGGAGGCTTCTGCGGATGTTGCTCAGAATGGGAATTCAGATTGGCGACCGCAGTCGCGCGAAAAGACATTGCCCTCGCGGCTGTCTGATCAGGAAAAAGAAGCGCACCAGACCTTTGTTGAACAACTAGGCGATGGTGCGCTTTGGAAGACGTATAATTAG
- the coaE gene encoding dephospho-CoA kinase (Dephospho-CoA kinase (CoaE) performs the final step in coenzyme A biosynthesis.): MTFILGLTGSIGMGKSTTANLFANEGCDIWDADAAVHRLYSKNGLAVAKIEKIFPYAIENDAVSRDKLKQIISSHPGALKQVEDIIHPLVRADRAGFVQNSNRDIIVLDIPLLFETKSQGEMDAVVCVTAAASVQKQRVLARPGMTEAHFQIILSKQMPDAEKRERADYIVETTTLDHAKQQVHMIVSEIRETLGNA, translated from the coding sequence ATGACATTTATACTGGGTCTGACGGGTTCAATTGGAATGGGGAAATCAACCACCGCTAACCTGTTTGCGAATGAGGGTTGCGATATCTGGGATGCAGATGCGGCGGTGCACAGGCTGTATTCCAAAAATGGTCTGGCGGTTGCCAAAATTGAGAAGATTTTCCCTTATGCGATCGAAAATGATGCTGTATCGCGTGACAAGTTGAAGCAAATCATCTCATCCCATCCAGGGGCGTTGAAACAGGTCGAAGATATTATTCATCCATTGGTACGTGCGGATCGCGCCGGTTTTGTTCAAAATTCAAACCGAGACATTATCGTGTTGGACATTCCATTGCTGTTTGAAACCAAAAGTCAGGGTGAAATGGATGCGGTGGTATGTGTTACTGCGGCAGCGTCAGTTCAAAAACAACGCGTGCTTGCCAGACCTGGCATGACAGAGGCGCATTTTCAGATTATTCTTAGTAAACAAATGCCGGATGCGGAAAAACGTGAACGCGCTGATTATATTGTTGAAACCACAACACTGGATCATGCCAAACAGCAGGTCCATATGATCGTAAGTGAAATTAGGGAAACATTGGGCAATGCGTGA
- a CDS encoding nucleoside triphosphate pyrophosphatase — MSQSIILASSSEIRQTLLKNAGISVEALPARVDEPAIKSAMIAEGARVRDIADALAEQKARKISAKRPGALVLGCDQALSFDGGLISKPANKDEMKDQLRTLSSQKHELLSAAVIYENFSPVWRHIGVVKMTMRKLSEDYIDDYADRNWDSVHYCVGGYKLEEEGSRLFSRIDGDYFHVLGLPLLEVMTFLIDRGDLEI; from the coding sequence ATGTCCCAAAGTATAATTCTGGCATCATCATCGGAAATACGACAAACGCTTTTGAAAAATGCGGGTATTTCGGTCGAAGCCCTTCCAGCAAGAGTCGATGAACCTGCGATTAAATCTGCAATGATCGCTGAGGGCGCAAGGGTCCGTGATATTGCCGATGCACTTGCTGAACAAAAGGCGCGCAAAATCAGTGCAAAACGGCCCGGCGCTTTGGTGTTGGGCTGTGATCAAGCTCTGTCTTTTGATGGTGGGCTTATTTCGAAACCTGCCAATAAGGATGAGATGAAAGATCAACTCAGAACATTGAGTAGTCAAAAACATGAGCTACTTTCAGCCGCGGTGATCTATGAAAACTTTAGCCCAGTCTGGCGTCACATTGGTGTGGTAAAAATGACCATGCGCAAGCTGTCAGAGGACTATATTGATGACTATGCAGATCGAAATTGGGACAGTGTGCATTATTGCGTTGGCGGCTATAAACTTGAGGAAGAGGGTAGCCGGCTGTTTTCACGGATTGATGGCGACTATTTCCATGTGCTGGGCTTACCATTATTGGAGGTCATGACCTTTTTGATCGACCGTGGAGATCTTGAGATATGA
- a CDS encoding murein transglycosylase A, producing MIFRLIAALNIWLIATIGAASDDIAHKILSFKDLESWESDDHDQALSAFLMTCKDLKDPDWQSICALAQQSPDAKQFFELLFKPVVIGDGIEALFTGYFEPELNGSLSPGGKYKYPIYRKPPEIPYESLWLTRREIETGPVMKGRGLEIAWVDDPVELFFLQIQGSGRIRLPNGRMIRVGYGGSNGHNYQSIGTELVRRGIYDVHQVSAEVIKNWVRRNPIEGQELLYHNPTYVFFRKLTKIPADKGPYGAMNRSVTAGRTVAVDPKYVPLGAPVWVEKDGKNPIRRLTIAQDTGSAIKGPQRADIFFGTGDTAGRAAGQLRDPGRMVVLLPIQRAYAMLPGGLQ from the coding sequence ATGATTTTCCGGCTTATTGCGGCGCTGAATATATGGCTGATAGCCACTATTGGCGCGGCATCGGATGATATTGCGCATAAGATATTGTCGTTCAAGGATCTCGAATCCTGGGAAAGCGACGATCATGATCAGGCGCTCAGCGCCTTTTTGATGACCTGCAAGGACCTCAAAGATCCAGACTGGCAATCAATTTGTGCGCTTGCACAGCAAAGCCCAGATGCAAAGCAGTTCTTTGAGCTGCTTTTCAAGCCAGTGGTGATTGGCGACGGGATTGAGGCGCTGTTCACCGGTTATTTTGAACCTGAGCTGAACGGATCATTGTCACCGGGCGGTAAATATAAATACCCGATTTATCGTAAACCCCCTGAGATCCCTTATGAAAGCCTTTGGTTGACCCGGCGCGAGATTGAAACAGGTCCGGTGATGAAAGGCCGTGGTCTTGAGATCGCTTGGGTCGATGACCCAGTTGAGCTGTTCTTCCTGCAAATTCAAGGATCTGGCCGTATTCGCCTGCCCAATGGGCGCATGATCCGGGTGGGTTATGGTGGATCAAATGGGCATAACTACCAATCTATCGGGACAGAGTTGGTGAGACGCGGGATTTATGATGTACATCAGGTGTCGGCTGAGGTGATCAAAAACTGGGTGCGTCGGAACCCGATTGAAGGGCAGGAACTGCTTTATCATAATCCCACCTATGTGTTTTTTAGGAAGCTAACCAAAATACCTGCGGACAAAGGACCTTATGGTGCGATGAACCGATCTGTCACAGCGGGCAGAACCGTTGCTGTTGACCCAAAATATGTGCCTCTCGGTGCGCCGGTCTGGGTTGAAAAAGATGGTAAAAACCCAATCCGTAGACTGACGATTGCACAAGATACCGGATCAGCCATCAAAGGCCCGCAACGAGCGGATATATTCTTTGGCACCGGCGATACAGCGGGGCGCGCTGCGGGGCAATTGAGGGATCCGGGGCGAATGGTTGTGCTGCTTCCAATTCAGCGGGCTTACGCCATGCTGCCCGGGGGTCTGCAATGA
- a CDS encoding FxsA family protein — translation MWLFIAFLSVPLIEIALFIQVGGLIGLWPTLAIVIITAILGTWLVRSQGQAAMNDLRGSFSQLDDPSEPLAHGAMILFSGALLLTPGFFTDAVGFALLAPPIRKTIISYAKTRINVQHIQMGPDPRRPHQPDNNADVIDGDFVEVEPNHSDQPGDSGWTKH, via the coding sequence ATGTGGCTATTTATCGCGTTTCTTTCAGTGCCATTAATTGAAATCGCGTTATTTATTCAGGTCGGCGGCCTGATCGGGCTTTGGCCAACGCTGGCTATCGTCATTATTACAGCAATATTGGGGACCTGGCTGGTCAGATCCCAAGGGCAAGCCGCAATGAATGATCTGCGCGGCTCTTTTTCACAACTTGATGACCCATCAGAACCGCTGGCCCATGGGGCGATGATCTTATTTTCAGGTGCCTTACTGCTAACACCGGGGTTTTTCACTGATGCCGTTGGGTTTGCCCTGCTTGCCCCGCCGATCCGAAAAACAATCATCTCCTATGCCAAGACGCGCATCAATGTTCAGCATATTCAGATGGGGCCTGATCCACGCCGACCGCACCAACCTGACAACAACGCTGATGTGATTGATGGGGATTTCGTAGAGGTTGAGCCAAATCATTCAGATCAACCCGGCGACTCTGGCTGGACAAAGCATTGA
- a CDS encoding MFS transporter — translation MVVFDFIRDNLRWLSAGMLLTFLSSFGQTFFISIFAGEIQSAFDLSHGQWGGIYSLGTTASAILMIWAGGLTDQFRVRVLGPVILALLTVACLSMAISAQWWMLPFVIFALRFTGQGMSSHIAVVAMGRWFVSTRGTALSIATLGFAIGEALLPIIFVLLMASYDWRILWVVAAVIAALGIPILLRLLMQERTPQSVAKLNQSVGMDGRHWTRNQAFSHRLFWYMIPALLGPSAFSTAFFFHQVHFASVKNWEHLQLVKIFPFYTAVGICAMIVSGHALDRLGTARLMPFFQIPIAIAFVFFAIADTLMTMYVGFFFFALTVGANATLPNAFWAEFYGTANLGSVKAMAAAVMVLGSAIGPGITGVGLDYGISINLQYLFVAGYFVFATVLMWIGITQAKPDLPAPS, via the coding sequence ATGGTCGTTTTTGATTTCATCCGTGACAATCTGCGCTGGCTGTCTGCCGGTATGTTGCTGACGTTTCTCAGCAGTTTTGGCCAAACGTTCTTTATCTCGATCTTTGCGGGTGAAATTCAATCCGCCTTTGATTTAAGCCACGGCCAGTGGGGTGGCATTTATTCACTGGGCACCACCGCTTCGGCCATATTGATGATCTGGGCAGGTGGTCTGACAGATCAATTTCGTGTCCGTGTTCTTGGACCGGTTATCCTTGCTTTGTTGACAGTGGCCTGTCTGTCGATGGCCATTTCCGCACAGTGGTGGATGCTGCCGTTTGTGATCTTTGCCTTGCGGTTCACCGGGCAGGGGATGAGCAGCCACATCGCGGTGGTCGCCATGGGGCGCTGGTTTGTGTCAACACGAGGTACCGCCCTGTCTATTGCCACGCTTGGGTTCGCAATTGGCGAGGCTTTGCTGCCAATTATCTTTGTATTGCTTATGGCCAGCTATGACTGGCGGATATTATGGGTTGTTGCCGCAGTCATTGCTGCCTTGGGTATCCCCATATTGCTGCGCTTATTAATGCAAGAACGTACCCCACAAAGTGTTGCAAAGCTCAACCAGTCCGTTGGCATGGATGGTCGTCACTGGACGCGCAATCAAGCTTTCAGCCACAGGTTATTTTGGTACATGATCCCAGCGCTGTTGGGGCCATCGGCATTTTCAACCGCTTTCTTTTTCCATCAAGTGCATTTTGCCAGCGTCAAAAACTGGGAACATCTGCAATTGGTGAAGATTTTTCCGTTTTATACTGCCGTCGGCATTTGCGCGATGATTGTCTCTGGCCACGCATTGGACCGTTTGGGGACAGCGCGCTTAATGCCATTCTTTCAAATCCCTATTGCTATCGCTTTTGTATTTTTCGCCATCGCAGACACCTTGATGACAATGTATGTCGGATTCTTCTTTTTTGCCCTGACGGTTGGCGCAAACGCAACTTTGCCAAATGCGTTTTGGGCGGAGTTTTATGGGACAGCTAATCTGGGTTCAGTCAAAGCTATGGCCGCGGCTGTGATGGTTTTAGGGTCCGCCATTGGGCCAGGCATAACCGGCGTTGGGCTTGATTATGGTATTAGCATCAATCTGCAATACCTGTTCGTTGCTGGCTACTTTGTTTTTGCAACAGTTCTGATGTGGATCGGGATCACACAAGCCAAACCTGATTTACCGGCTCCGTCGTAA